A genomic segment from Lignipirellula cremea encodes:
- a CDS encoding glycosyltransferase family 2 protein — protein MAKLPTTSLDSAVDAAADSALAAGDTPHQQRLEASLVQLETLAADLLSDTEEEPAILDAWTCPPLDYTLPTSFLVSVVMPAYNEEATLARIAGRVLQLPLPLELVMVDDCSRDATAEIMQDLARNPAVRVFRHEQNQGKGAALRTGFQQARGDVVIVQDADLEYDPRDIVKVIRPLVEGTADVAYGSRFLANKHQDPSLLHRLGNRMLTTASNLTTGLHLTDMETCYKAFRREVLADMTIQQNRFGFEPEITAKVARRRYRLVEMPIRYHARGYEEGKKIGIRDAFNALYCILRYGLAD, from the coding sequence ATGGCCAAACTCCCCACGACGTCGCTCGACTCTGCTGTCGATGCGGCAGCGGATTCTGCGCTCGCCGCTGGCGATACGCCCCATCAGCAACGCCTGGAAGCGTCGCTGGTCCAGCTGGAAACGCTGGCCGCCGACCTGCTCTCCGATACAGAAGAAGAGCCTGCCATCCTCGACGCCTGGACCTGCCCGCCGCTGGATTACACCCTGCCGACTTCGTTCCTGGTGAGCGTCGTCATGCCGGCCTATAACGAGGAAGCCACGCTGGCCCGGATCGCCGGCCGCGTGCTGCAATTGCCGCTGCCGCTGGAGCTGGTGATGGTCGACGACTGCAGTCGTGACGCCACGGCGGAAATCATGCAGGATCTGGCCCGGAATCCGGCCGTACGCGTGTTCCGGCATGAGCAGAACCAGGGGAAGGGCGCCGCCCTGCGGACCGGTTTCCAGCAGGCTCGCGGCGACGTGGTGATTGTGCAGGACGCCGACCTGGAATACGACCCTCGGGATATCGTCAAGGTGATCCGTCCGCTGGTCGAGGGTACAGCCGATGTGGCTTACGGCTCCCGCTTTCTGGCGAACAAGCACCAGGACCCGTCGCTCTTGCATCGTCTGGGCAACCGGATGCTGACAACCGCTTCGAACCTGACGACAGGCCTGCATTTGACGGATATGGAAACCTGCTACAAGGCGTTCCGCCGCGAAGTGCTGGCCGACATGACCATCCAGCAGAACCGCTTCGGGTTTGAGCCGGAAATCACCGCCAAGGTGGCCCGTCGCCGTTACCGTCTGGTCGAAATGCCGATCCGCTACCATGCCCGTGGATACGAAGAGGGGAAAAAGATCGGCATCAGGGACGCCTTTAACGCTCTGTACTGCATCCTGCGTTACGGTCTGGCCGACTAA